The Bemisia tabaci chromosome 8, PGI_BMITA_v3 genome has a segment encoding these proteins:
- the LOC109040925 gene encoding sodium-coupled monocarboxylate transporter 1 isoform X1, with translation MARLKDISFFICIILLSIVYYAFRVSAVENLLDSQVHILSIIKWSMASLMIDYAVFVVLILVSILVAIWSKCSGPKEKTKADYVFATTSVSMAAMLLSIARGFLGVRVFLGYPSELFYRGSEMWQTLYGMVIAFPLISIFFVPVYYSLGITSVYQYLDLRFKSRLVRCLASGTYIIRSVLNLGVTVFTPCVALKAVIGLPYWASIVSITFIGVSFCIMGGLRSAITADVVQGVIMIICSGVIILHGMITAGGPLNVIKIAHDAGRLEFFNSELDPTLRVTTMSAVVGQLFMSLSIFGCQQNFVQRYCSMSSQSKVICSLRLIVPVMIVLFSLSWVVGMVIYANYSQCDPLKLGCISKIDEILPFYLEEKFYFMPGFLGLVMASLFNGALSFLVSNLNSLATVCYEDFVALLPCCQGLSETTQLVLIKLMSVFCGLLVMGTAFVVANMSGVIESSMLMTSATSGPLLGVFLLAMFFPSANWKGAAGGMILSHIFVIWITYGRQLIDKPPEPLLPTSIEGCGDNPFGTCSIQPSGNFTNSLLDVLYDDRPDPEVIPTINGDWVMYLFSLTYMYYALIGTMITVISGLIISYVTSCCSEENEYDENLIHPLALRLSKLFPGKKRCYKTSSDMNGTKSPAAGITTISEKMQGNQINGNAHYNTMELYKTQSNHL, from the exons GAGTATGGCGAGTTTGATGATCGACTATGCGGTGTTCGTGGTGCTGATACTGGTATCCATCCTCGTCGCAATTTGGTCCAAGTGCTCTGGCCccaaggaaaaaacaaaagctgACTATGTCTTCGCCACCACCAGCGTTAGCATGGCGGCCATGCTGCTGTCTATCGCCAGGGGGTTTCTCGGCGTCAGAGTGTTCCTGG GTTATCCGTCCGAGTTATTCTACAGGGGCAGCGAGATGTGGCAGACTCTTTACGGAATGGTGATTGCTTTCCCGCTGATCAGCATTTTCTTTGTTCCTGTCTATTATAGTTTAGGAATTACCTCTGTTTATCAA tatttAGACCTCAGGTTTAAGTCAAGACTGGTGCGATGCCTGGCATCCGGAACCTACATCATTCGAAGTGTGCTCAATTTAGGGGTGACAGTCTTTACGCCATGCGTCGCTCTGAAAGCTGTCATTGGTCTTCCGTACTGGGCGTCCATCGTCTCTATCACATTTATTGGAGTCAGTTTTTGCATCATG GGAGGACTAAGATCTGCAATCACGGCTGATGTTGTACAAGGAGTTATCATGATCATCTGTTCAGGGGTCATCATCCTACACGGAATGATCACAGCGGGCGGCCCGTTGAATGTCATAAAAATTGCGCATGATGCCGGTAGATTGGAATTCTTCAA TTCAGAGCTGGATCCGACCCTTCGAGTGACGACTATGTCAGCAGTAGTTGGGCAATTATTCATGTCACTTTCAATCTTTGGGTGTCAGCAAAATTTTGTACAAAGATATTGCAGCATGTCATCTCAGAGTAAAGTTATTTG CTCCTTAAGACTGATTGTTCCTGTGATGATAGTCTTATTCAGTTTGTCCTGGGTGGTAGGGATGGTGATCTATGCCAATTACTCGCAATGTGATCCTCTAAAACTAGGTTGCATcagtaaaattgatgaaattctgCCATTCTACCTCGAGGAGAAATTTTACTTCATGCCTGGTTTCTTAGGACTGGTTATGGCAAGTCTCTTCAATGGAGCTTTGAG CTTCTTAGTTTCCAATTTGAATTCACTGGCAACAGTATGTTACGAGGATTTTGTAGCTCTGCTGCCATGTTGTCAAGGACTGAGCGAAACAACTCAATTGGTGTTGATTAAATTGATGA GTGTTTTCTGTGGTTTGCTTGTGATGGGCACCGCGTTTGTCGTGGCGAACATGTCTGGTGTAATCGAGTCAAGTATGCTGATGACATCTGCGACGAGTGGACCTTTGCTAGGAGTATTCTTATTGGCTATGTTCTTCCCATCAGCAAATTGGAAG GGGGCAGCTGGAGGGATGATACTCAGCCACATATTTGTGATTTGGATAACTTACGGCCGCCAACTGATCGACAAACCCCCGGAGCCTCTTCTCCCTACATCAATCGAGGGCTGCGGCGATAATCCGTTCGGAACCTGCTCTATCCAACCCTCCGGCAACTTTACAAATTCGCTCTTGGATGTGTTGTACGATGACCGACCAGACCCAGAAGTTATACCCACCATAAATGG TGATTGGGTCATGTATCTGTTTTCACTGACATACATGTACTATGCTTTGATTGGAACTATGATCACAGTGATTTCGGGCTTAATCATTAGCTACGTCACAA GTTGTTGTTCGGAAGAGAACGAGTATGATGAGAATCTGATCCATCCATTGGCTTTGAGACTCAGCAAACTTTTCCCAGGGAAAAAACGCTGCTACAAAACATCATCGGACATGAATGGAACTAAGTCACCTGCTGCAGGGATAACTACTATCAGCGAAAAAATGCAGGGAAATCAAATCAACGGAAACGCTCATTACAACACGATGGAACTATACAAAACTCAATCCAACCACTTATAG
- the LOC109040926 gene encoding uncharacterized protein: protein MTHTENVTTTPDSETNNQPEWEKKLEKLKGETSTDPTDDLETLKTKNGRIQHFLNQIIDMLKEKHILCINLDKQNKALTTQTESLKEITNITKDLLNIRNMEVGHLKEDMEKLQGKITQERERQKLMLNKMDTASTLNDKLKTEYHTQMNLFQTLKDKYEQRVNALIRENVELRKKLGLNPENAETAAKTPSSDVASS, encoded by the exons ATGACTCACACAGAGAATGTCACCACAACACCAGACTCTGAAACAAATAATCAACCTGAGTGggagaaaaaactggaaaaactgAAGGGCGAAACAAGCACAGACCCGACAGATGATCTCGAAacactaaaaacaaaaaatggtcGGATTCAACACTTTCTGAACCAAATTATTGACATGCTCAAGGAAAAACACATCCTCTGCATCAACTTGGACAAACAAAACAAAGCACTGACAACTCAG ACTGAGTCGCTGAAAGAAATTACGAACATCACAAAGGATTTGCTCAACATTCGGAACATGGAGGTTGGGCATTTGAAGGAGGATATGGAGAAATTGCAGGGAAAAATCACACAGGAGAGAGAACGACAAAAGCTCATGCTCAACAAAATGGACACCGCCTCGAC actGAATGATAAACTGAAAACAGAGTATCACACACAAATGAACTTGTTCCAGACATTGAAGGATAAGTACGAACAGCGAGTGAACGCACTGATACGAGAAAATGTTGAACTCAGAAAAAAGTTAGGCCTCAACCCAGAGAATGCAGAGACAGCAGCTAAAACTCCAAGTTCTGACGTGGCCTCATCATGA
- the LOC109040925 gene encoding sodium-coupled monocarboxylate transporter 1 isoform X2: protein MAKTSMASLMIDYAVFVVLILVSILVAIWSKCSGPKEKTKADYVFATTSVSMAAMLLSIARGFLGVRVFLGYPSELFYRGSEMWQTLYGMVIAFPLISIFFVPVYYSLGITSVYQYLDLRFKSRLVRCLASGTYIIRSVLNLGVTVFTPCVALKAVIGLPYWASIVSITFIGVSFCIMGGLRSAITADVVQGVIMIICSGVIILHGMITAGGPLNVIKIAHDAGRLEFFNSELDPTLRVTTMSAVVGQLFMSLSIFGCQQNFVQRYCSMSSQSKVICSLRLIVPVMIVLFSLSWVVGMVIYANYSQCDPLKLGCISKIDEILPFYLEEKFYFMPGFLGLVMASLFNGALSFLVSNLNSLATVCYEDFVALLPCCQGLSETTQLVLIKLMSVFCGLLVMGTAFVVANMSGVIESSMLMTSATSGPLLGVFLLAMFFPSANWKGAAGGMILSHIFVIWITYGRQLIDKPPEPLLPTSIEGCGDNPFGTCSIQPSGNFTNSLLDVLYDDRPDPEVIPTINGDWVMYLFSLTYMYYALIGTMITVISGLIISYVTSCCSEENEYDENLIHPLALRLSKLFPGKKRCYKTSSDMNGTKSPAAGITTISEKMQGNQINGNAHYNTMELYKTQSNHL, encoded by the exons GAGTATGGCGAGTTTGATGATCGACTATGCGGTGTTCGTGGTGCTGATACTGGTATCCATCCTCGTCGCAATTTGGTCCAAGTGCTCTGGCCccaaggaaaaaacaaaagctgACTATGTCTTCGCCACCACCAGCGTTAGCATGGCGGCCATGCTGCTGTCTATCGCCAGGGGGTTTCTCGGCGTCAGAGTGTTCCTGG GTTATCCGTCCGAGTTATTCTACAGGGGCAGCGAGATGTGGCAGACTCTTTACGGAATGGTGATTGCTTTCCCGCTGATCAGCATTTTCTTTGTTCCTGTCTATTATAGTTTAGGAATTACCTCTGTTTATCAA tatttAGACCTCAGGTTTAAGTCAAGACTGGTGCGATGCCTGGCATCCGGAACCTACATCATTCGAAGTGTGCTCAATTTAGGGGTGACAGTCTTTACGCCATGCGTCGCTCTGAAAGCTGTCATTGGTCTTCCGTACTGGGCGTCCATCGTCTCTATCACATTTATTGGAGTCAGTTTTTGCATCATG GGAGGACTAAGATCTGCAATCACGGCTGATGTTGTACAAGGAGTTATCATGATCATCTGTTCAGGGGTCATCATCCTACACGGAATGATCACAGCGGGCGGCCCGTTGAATGTCATAAAAATTGCGCATGATGCCGGTAGATTGGAATTCTTCAA TTCAGAGCTGGATCCGACCCTTCGAGTGACGACTATGTCAGCAGTAGTTGGGCAATTATTCATGTCACTTTCAATCTTTGGGTGTCAGCAAAATTTTGTACAAAGATATTGCAGCATGTCATCTCAGAGTAAAGTTATTTG CTCCTTAAGACTGATTGTTCCTGTGATGATAGTCTTATTCAGTTTGTCCTGGGTGGTAGGGATGGTGATCTATGCCAATTACTCGCAATGTGATCCTCTAAAACTAGGTTGCATcagtaaaattgatgaaattctgCCATTCTACCTCGAGGAGAAATTTTACTTCATGCCTGGTTTCTTAGGACTGGTTATGGCAAGTCTCTTCAATGGAGCTTTGAG CTTCTTAGTTTCCAATTTGAATTCACTGGCAACAGTATGTTACGAGGATTTTGTAGCTCTGCTGCCATGTTGTCAAGGACTGAGCGAAACAACTCAATTGGTGTTGATTAAATTGATGA GTGTTTTCTGTGGTTTGCTTGTGATGGGCACCGCGTTTGTCGTGGCGAACATGTCTGGTGTAATCGAGTCAAGTATGCTGATGACATCTGCGACGAGTGGACCTTTGCTAGGAGTATTCTTATTGGCTATGTTCTTCCCATCAGCAAATTGGAAG GGGGCAGCTGGAGGGATGATACTCAGCCACATATTTGTGATTTGGATAACTTACGGCCGCCAACTGATCGACAAACCCCCGGAGCCTCTTCTCCCTACATCAATCGAGGGCTGCGGCGATAATCCGTTCGGAACCTGCTCTATCCAACCCTCCGGCAACTTTACAAATTCGCTCTTGGATGTGTTGTACGATGACCGACCAGACCCAGAAGTTATACCCACCATAAATGG TGATTGGGTCATGTATCTGTTTTCACTGACATACATGTACTATGCTTTGATTGGAACTATGATCACAGTGATTTCGGGCTTAATCATTAGCTACGTCACAA GTTGTTGTTCGGAAGAGAACGAGTATGATGAGAATCTGATCCATCCATTGGCTTTGAGACTCAGCAAACTTTTCCCAGGGAAAAAACGCTGCTACAAAACATCATCGGACATGAATGGAACTAAGTCACCTGCTGCAGGGATAACTACTATCAGCGAAAAAATGCAGGGAAATCAAATCAACGGAAACGCTCATTACAACACGATGGAACTATACAAAACTCAATCCAACCACTTATAG
- the LOC109040925 gene encoding sodium-coupled monocarboxylate transporter 1 isoform X3 codes for MASLMIDYAVFVVLILVSILVAIWSKCSGPKEKTKADYVFATTSVSMAAMLLSIARGFLGVRVFLGYPSELFYRGSEMWQTLYGMVIAFPLISIFFVPVYYSLGITSVYQYLDLRFKSRLVRCLASGTYIIRSVLNLGVTVFTPCVALKAVIGLPYWASIVSITFIGVSFCIMGGLRSAITADVVQGVIMIICSGVIILHGMITAGGPLNVIKIAHDAGRLEFFNSELDPTLRVTTMSAVVGQLFMSLSIFGCQQNFVQRYCSMSSQSKVICSLRLIVPVMIVLFSLSWVVGMVIYANYSQCDPLKLGCISKIDEILPFYLEEKFYFMPGFLGLVMASLFNGALSFLVSNLNSLATVCYEDFVALLPCCQGLSETTQLVLIKLMSVFCGLLVMGTAFVVANMSGVIESSMLMTSATSGPLLGVFLLAMFFPSANWKGAAGGMILSHIFVIWITYGRQLIDKPPEPLLPTSIEGCGDNPFGTCSIQPSGNFTNSLLDVLYDDRPDPEVIPTINGDWVMYLFSLTYMYYALIGTMITVISGLIISYVTSCCSEENEYDENLIHPLALRLSKLFPGKKRCYKTSSDMNGTKSPAAGITTISEKMQGNQINGNAHYNTMELYKTQSNHL; via the exons ATGGCGAGTTTGATGATCGACTATGCGGTGTTCGTGGTGCTGATACTGGTATCCATCCTCGTCGCAATTTGGTCCAAGTGCTCTGGCCccaaggaaaaaacaaaagctgACTATGTCTTCGCCACCACCAGCGTTAGCATGGCGGCCATGCTGCTGTCTATCGCCAGGGGGTTTCTCGGCGTCAGAGTGTTCCTGG GTTATCCGTCCGAGTTATTCTACAGGGGCAGCGAGATGTGGCAGACTCTTTACGGAATGGTGATTGCTTTCCCGCTGATCAGCATTTTCTTTGTTCCTGTCTATTATAGTTTAGGAATTACCTCTGTTTATCAA tatttAGACCTCAGGTTTAAGTCAAGACTGGTGCGATGCCTGGCATCCGGAACCTACATCATTCGAAGTGTGCTCAATTTAGGGGTGACAGTCTTTACGCCATGCGTCGCTCTGAAAGCTGTCATTGGTCTTCCGTACTGGGCGTCCATCGTCTCTATCACATTTATTGGAGTCAGTTTTTGCATCATG GGAGGACTAAGATCTGCAATCACGGCTGATGTTGTACAAGGAGTTATCATGATCATCTGTTCAGGGGTCATCATCCTACACGGAATGATCACAGCGGGCGGCCCGTTGAATGTCATAAAAATTGCGCATGATGCCGGTAGATTGGAATTCTTCAA TTCAGAGCTGGATCCGACCCTTCGAGTGACGACTATGTCAGCAGTAGTTGGGCAATTATTCATGTCACTTTCAATCTTTGGGTGTCAGCAAAATTTTGTACAAAGATATTGCAGCATGTCATCTCAGAGTAAAGTTATTTG CTCCTTAAGACTGATTGTTCCTGTGATGATAGTCTTATTCAGTTTGTCCTGGGTGGTAGGGATGGTGATCTATGCCAATTACTCGCAATGTGATCCTCTAAAACTAGGTTGCATcagtaaaattgatgaaattctgCCATTCTACCTCGAGGAGAAATTTTACTTCATGCCTGGTTTCTTAGGACTGGTTATGGCAAGTCTCTTCAATGGAGCTTTGAG CTTCTTAGTTTCCAATTTGAATTCACTGGCAACAGTATGTTACGAGGATTTTGTAGCTCTGCTGCCATGTTGTCAAGGACTGAGCGAAACAACTCAATTGGTGTTGATTAAATTGATGA GTGTTTTCTGTGGTTTGCTTGTGATGGGCACCGCGTTTGTCGTGGCGAACATGTCTGGTGTAATCGAGTCAAGTATGCTGATGACATCTGCGACGAGTGGACCTTTGCTAGGAGTATTCTTATTGGCTATGTTCTTCCCATCAGCAAATTGGAAG GGGGCAGCTGGAGGGATGATACTCAGCCACATATTTGTGATTTGGATAACTTACGGCCGCCAACTGATCGACAAACCCCCGGAGCCTCTTCTCCCTACATCAATCGAGGGCTGCGGCGATAATCCGTTCGGAACCTGCTCTATCCAACCCTCCGGCAACTTTACAAATTCGCTCTTGGATGTGTTGTACGATGACCGACCAGACCCAGAAGTTATACCCACCATAAATGG TGATTGGGTCATGTATCTGTTTTCACTGACATACATGTACTATGCTTTGATTGGAACTATGATCACAGTGATTTCGGGCTTAATCATTAGCTACGTCACAA GTTGTTGTTCGGAAGAGAACGAGTATGATGAGAATCTGATCCATCCATTGGCTTTGAGACTCAGCAAACTTTTCCCAGGGAAAAAACGCTGCTACAAAACATCATCGGACATGAATGGAACTAAGTCACCTGCTGCAGGGATAACTACTATCAGCGAAAAAATGCAGGGAAATCAAATCAACGGAAACGCTCATTACAACACGATGGAACTATACAAAACTCAATCCAACCACTTATAG